In one window of Denticeps clupeoides chromosome 2, fDenClu1.1, whole genome shotgun sequence DNA:
- the abi1a gene encoding abl interactor 1a isoform X5 yields MAELQMLLDEEIPAGKRALVESYQNLNRVADYCESNYVQAPDKRKALEETKSYTTQSLASVAYQINALANNVLQLLDIQASQLRRMESSINHISQTVDIHKEKVARREIGILTTNKNTSRTHKIIAPANVERPVRYIRKPVDYTVLDDVGHGVKWLKAKQHGNNQPIRGGTLSRTNPPTQKPPSPPMSGRGTLGRNTSYKTLEPVKPPTVPNDYMTSPARLGNQHSPARTASLNQRPRTHSGGSGSRENSGSSSIGIPIAVPTPSIPNSAAVATGPGLGPIPMSQFGTISRQISRHNSTNSSVSMVSATGTYRRAPSVSSQFSLQQQQQPAPPPPHVNGGTAAYPHNAMSIAPPPPPMPQLTPQIPLTGFVARMQESIADTPTPPPPPPPDDMPMFDDSPPPPPPPPVDYEEEDASVVHYSDPYADGDPNWAPKNYVEKVVAIYDYSKDKDDELSFMEGAIIYIIKKNDDGWFEGVCNGVTGLFPGNYVESIMHYAD; encoded by the exons ATGGCAGAGCTGCAAATGCTGCTCGACGAAGAGATCCCGGCCGGAAAGCGGGCTCTGGTGGAGAGCTACCAGAACCTGAACCGGGTCGCGGACTACTGCGAGAGCAACTATGTCCAG GCTCCGGATAAGAGGAAGGCGCTGGAGGAGACCAAGTCCTACACCACCCAGTCCCTGGCCAGCGTGGCCTACCAGATCAACGCCTTGGCCAACAATGTCCTGCAACTGCTGGACATCCAGGCGTCCCAGCTGCGCCGCATGGAGTCGTCCATCAACCACATATCACAG ACGGTGGACATCCACAAGGAGAAGGTCGCCAGGCGAGAGATCGGCATCCTGACCACGAACAAGAACACGTCGAGGACCCACAAGATCATCGCACCGGCCAACGTGGAGCGGCCCGTCCGCTACATCCGGAAGCCCGTCGACTATACAGTGCTGGACGACGTCGGCCACGGGGTCAAG TGGCTAAAAGCCAAG CAACATGGGAacaaccagccaatcagaggaggAACTCTGTCGAGGACCAATCCGCCCACGCAGAAGCCACCCAGCCCTCCCATGTCGGGGCGGGGCACTCTCGG GCGCAACACCTCATATAAAACCCTGGAGCCGGTGAAGCCGCCCACCGTGCCTAACGACTACATGACCAGCCCCGCCCGCCTGGGAAACCAACACAGCCCCGCCCGCACCGCATCGCTCAACCAGAGACCCCGGACACACAG CGGCGGCAGTGGCAGCCGCGAGaacagcggcagcagcagtATAGGTATCCCCATCGCCGTGCCAACGCCCTCCATTCCCAACTCTGCAG CGGTGGCCACCGGACCCGGCCTCGGCCCGATCCCCATGTCCCAGTTCGGGACGATATCCCGGCAGATCTCGCgacacaactccaccaactcctCCGTCTCCATGGTTTCGGCTACGGGCACGTACCGCCGGGCGCCGTCCGTCTCCTCGCAGTtctccctgcagcagcagcagcagccggcgccgccgccgccacacGTTAACGGCGGCACCGCCGCCTACCCCCACAACGCAA TGTCCATcgccccgcctcctccgccCATGCCCCAGCTCACCCCCCAGATCCCCCTCACAGGCTTTGTGGCGCGGATGCAGGAGAGCA TTGCAGACACGCCCACGCCCCCGCCACCCCCGCCCCCAGACGACATGCCGATGTTCGACGACTCCCCGCCTCCGCCCCCACCCCCGCCGGTGGACTACGAGGAGGAGGACGCGTCTGTGGTGCACTACAGCGACCCCTACGCCGACGGCGACCCCAACTGGGCCCCCAAGAATTACGTCGAGAAAG TGGTGGCCATCTACGACTACTCCAAGGACAAGGACGATGAGCTGAGCTTCATGGAAGGCGCCATCATCTACATCATCAAGAAGAACGACGACGGCTGGTTCGAGGGCGTCTGCAACGGGGTGACGGGCCTGTTCCCCGGCAACTACGTGGAGTCCATCATGCACTACGCCGACTGA
- the abi1a gene encoding abl interactor 1a isoform X4 produces the protein MAELQMLLDEEIPAGKRALVESYQNLNRVADYCESNYVQAPDKRKALEETKSYTTQSLASVAYQINALANNVLQLLDIQASQLRRMESSINHISQTVDIHKEKVARREIGILTTNKNTSRTHKIIAPANVERPVRYIRKPVDYTVLDDVGHGVKWLKAKQHGNNQPIRGGTLSRTNPPTQKPPSPPMSGRGTLGRNTSYKTLEPVKPPTVPNDYMTSPARLGNQHSPARTASLNQRPRTHSGSSGGSGSRENSGSSSIGIPIAVPTPSIPNSAAVATGPGLGPIPMSQFGTISRQISRHNSTNSSVSMVSATGTYRRAPSVSSQFSLQQQQQPAPPPPHVNGGTAAYPHNAMSIAPPPPPMPQLTPQIPLTGFVARMQESIADTPTPPPPPPPDDMPMFDDSPPPPPPPPVDYEEEDASVVHYSDPYADGDPNWAPKNYVEKVVAIYDYSKDKDDELSFMEGAIIYIIKKNDDGWFEGVCNGVTGLFPGNYVESIMHYAD, from the exons ATGGCAGAGCTGCAAATGCTGCTCGACGAAGAGATCCCGGCCGGAAAGCGGGCTCTGGTGGAGAGCTACCAGAACCTGAACCGGGTCGCGGACTACTGCGAGAGCAACTATGTCCAG GCTCCGGATAAGAGGAAGGCGCTGGAGGAGACCAAGTCCTACACCACCCAGTCCCTGGCCAGCGTGGCCTACCAGATCAACGCCTTGGCCAACAATGTCCTGCAACTGCTGGACATCCAGGCGTCCCAGCTGCGCCGCATGGAGTCGTCCATCAACCACATATCACAG ACGGTGGACATCCACAAGGAGAAGGTCGCCAGGCGAGAGATCGGCATCCTGACCACGAACAAGAACACGTCGAGGACCCACAAGATCATCGCACCGGCCAACGTGGAGCGGCCCGTCCGCTACATCCGGAAGCCCGTCGACTATACAGTGCTGGACGACGTCGGCCACGGGGTCAAG TGGCTAAAAGCCAAG CAACATGGGAacaaccagccaatcagaggaggAACTCTGTCGAGGACCAATCCGCCCACGCAGAAGCCACCCAGCCCTCCCATGTCGGGGCGGGGCACTCTCGG GCGCAACACCTCATATAAAACCCTGGAGCCGGTGAAGCCGCCCACCGTGCCTAACGACTACATGACCAGCCCCGCCCGCCTGGGAAACCAACACAGCCCCGCCCGCACCGCATCGCTCAACCAGAGACCCCGGACACACAG cgGCAGTAGCGGCGGCAGTGGCAGCCGCGAGaacagcggcagcagcagtATAGGTATCCCCATCGCCGTGCCAACGCCCTCCATTCCCAACTCTGCAG CGGTGGCCACCGGACCCGGCCTCGGCCCGATCCCCATGTCCCAGTTCGGGACGATATCCCGGCAGATCTCGCgacacaactccaccaactcctCCGTCTCCATGGTTTCGGCTACGGGCACGTACCGCCGGGCGCCGTCCGTCTCCTCGCAGTtctccctgcagcagcagcagcagccggcgccgccgccgccacacGTTAACGGCGGCACCGCCGCCTACCCCCACAACGCAA TGTCCATcgccccgcctcctccgccCATGCCCCAGCTCACCCCCCAGATCCCCCTCACAGGCTTTGTGGCGCGGATGCAGGAGAGCA TTGCAGACACGCCCACGCCCCCGCCACCCCCGCCCCCAGACGACATGCCGATGTTCGACGACTCCCCGCCTCCGCCCCCACCCCCGCCGGTGGACTACGAGGAGGAGGACGCGTCTGTGGTGCACTACAGCGACCCCTACGCCGACGGCGACCCCAACTGGGCCCCCAAGAATTACGTCGAGAAAG TGGTGGCCATCTACGACTACTCCAAGGACAAGGACGATGAGCTGAGCTTCATGGAAGGCGCCATCATCTACATCATCAAGAAGAACGACGACGGCTGGTTCGAGGGCGTCTGCAACGGGGTGACGGGCCTGTTCCCCGGCAACTACGTGGAGTCCATCATGCACTACGCCGACTGA
- the abi1a gene encoding abl interactor 1a isoform X7 gives MAELQMLLDEEIPAGKRALVESYQNLNRVADYCESNYVQAPDKRKALEETKSYTTQSLASVAYQINALANNVLQLLDIQASQLRRMESSINHISQTVDIHKEKVARREIGILTTNKNTSRTHKIIAPANVERPVRYIRKPVDYTVLDDVGHGVKWLKAKQHGNNQPIRGGTLSRTNPPTQKPPSPPMSGRGTLGRNTSYKTLEPVKPPTVPNDYMTSPARLGNQHSPARTASLNQRPRTHSGSSGGSGSRENSGSSSIGIPIAVPTPSIPNSAAPPIFAPPAPPPPSPLLGMSPPMSAAAVVADTPTPPPPPPPDDMPMFDDSPPPPPPPPVDYEEEDASVVHYSDPYADGDPNWAPKNYVEKVVAIYDYSKDKDDELSFMEGAIIYIIKKNDDGWFEGVCNGVTGLFPGNYVESIMHYAD, from the exons ATGGCAGAGCTGCAAATGCTGCTCGACGAAGAGATCCCGGCCGGAAAGCGGGCTCTGGTGGAGAGCTACCAGAACCTGAACCGGGTCGCGGACTACTGCGAGAGCAACTATGTCCAG GCTCCGGATAAGAGGAAGGCGCTGGAGGAGACCAAGTCCTACACCACCCAGTCCCTGGCCAGCGTGGCCTACCAGATCAACGCCTTGGCCAACAATGTCCTGCAACTGCTGGACATCCAGGCGTCCCAGCTGCGCCGCATGGAGTCGTCCATCAACCACATATCACAG ACGGTGGACATCCACAAGGAGAAGGTCGCCAGGCGAGAGATCGGCATCCTGACCACGAACAAGAACACGTCGAGGACCCACAAGATCATCGCACCGGCCAACGTGGAGCGGCCCGTCCGCTACATCCGGAAGCCCGTCGACTATACAGTGCTGGACGACGTCGGCCACGGGGTCAAG TGGCTAAAAGCCAAG CAACATGGGAacaaccagccaatcagaggaggAACTCTGTCGAGGACCAATCCGCCCACGCAGAAGCCACCCAGCCCTCCCATGTCGGGGCGGGGCACTCTCGG GCGCAACACCTCATATAAAACCCTGGAGCCGGTGAAGCCGCCCACCGTGCCTAACGACTACATGACCAGCCCCGCCCGCCTGGGAAACCAACACAGCCCCGCCCGCACCGCATCGCTCAACCAGAGACCCCGGACACACAG cgGCAGTAGCGGCGGCAGTGGCAGCCGCGAGaacagcggcagcagcagtATAGGTATCCCCATCGCCGTGCCAACGCCCTCCATTCCCAACTCTGCAG CCCCGCCCATATTTGCTCCACCTGCCCCGCCTCCACCTTCTCCCCTCCTTGGAATGAGTCCCCCCATGTCTGCAGCAGCAGTAG TTGCAGACACGCCCACGCCCCCGCCACCCCCGCCCCCAGACGACATGCCGATGTTCGACGACTCCCCGCCTCCGCCCCCACCCCCGCCGGTGGACTACGAGGAGGAGGACGCGTCTGTGGTGCACTACAGCGACCCCTACGCCGACGGCGACCCCAACTGGGCCCCCAAGAATTACGTCGAGAAAG TGGTGGCCATCTACGACTACTCCAAGGACAAGGACGATGAGCTGAGCTTCATGGAAGGCGCCATCATCTACATCATCAAGAAGAACGACGACGGCTGGTTCGAGGGCGTCTGCAACGGGGTGACGGGCCTGTTCCCCGGCAACTACGTGGAGTCCATCATGCACTACGCCGACTGA
- the abi1a gene encoding abl interactor 1a isoform X2, which translates to MAELQMLLDEEIPAGKRALVESYQNLNRVADYCESNYVQAPDKRKALEETKSYTTQSLASVAYQINALANNVLQLLDIQASQLRRMESSINHISQTVDIHKEKVARREIGILTTNKNTSRTHKIIAPANVERPVRYIRKPVDYTVLDDVGHGVKWLKAKQHGNNQPIRGGTLSRTNPPTQKPPSPPMSGRGTLGRNTSYKTLEPVKPPTVPNDYMTSPARLGNQHSPARTASLNQRPRTHSGGSGSRENSGSSSIGIPIAVPTPSIPNSAAPPIFAPPAPPPPSPLLGMSPPMSAAAVAVATGPGLGPIPMSQFGTISRQISRHNSTNSSVSMVSATGTYRRAPSVSSQFSLQQQQQPAPPPPHVNGGTAAYPHNAMSIAPPPPPMPQLTPQIPLTGFVARMQESIADTPTPPPPPPPDDMPMFDDSPPPPPPPPVDYEEEDASVVHYSDPYADGDPNWAPKNYVEKVVAIYDYSKDKDDELSFMEGAIIYIIKKNDDGWFEGVCNGVTGLFPGNYVESIMHYAD; encoded by the exons ATGGCAGAGCTGCAAATGCTGCTCGACGAAGAGATCCCGGCCGGAAAGCGGGCTCTGGTGGAGAGCTACCAGAACCTGAACCGGGTCGCGGACTACTGCGAGAGCAACTATGTCCAG GCTCCGGATAAGAGGAAGGCGCTGGAGGAGACCAAGTCCTACACCACCCAGTCCCTGGCCAGCGTGGCCTACCAGATCAACGCCTTGGCCAACAATGTCCTGCAACTGCTGGACATCCAGGCGTCCCAGCTGCGCCGCATGGAGTCGTCCATCAACCACATATCACAG ACGGTGGACATCCACAAGGAGAAGGTCGCCAGGCGAGAGATCGGCATCCTGACCACGAACAAGAACACGTCGAGGACCCACAAGATCATCGCACCGGCCAACGTGGAGCGGCCCGTCCGCTACATCCGGAAGCCCGTCGACTATACAGTGCTGGACGACGTCGGCCACGGGGTCAAG TGGCTAAAAGCCAAG CAACATGGGAacaaccagccaatcagaggaggAACTCTGTCGAGGACCAATCCGCCCACGCAGAAGCCACCCAGCCCTCCCATGTCGGGGCGGGGCACTCTCGG GCGCAACACCTCATATAAAACCCTGGAGCCGGTGAAGCCGCCCACCGTGCCTAACGACTACATGACCAGCCCCGCCCGCCTGGGAAACCAACACAGCCCCGCCCGCACCGCATCGCTCAACCAGAGACCCCGGACACACAG CGGCGGCAGTGGCAGCCGCGAGaacagcggcagcagcagtATAGGTATCCCCATCGCCGTGCCAACGCCCTCCATTCCCAACTCTGCAG CCCCGCCCATATTTGCTCCACCTGCCCCGCCTCCACCTTCTCCCCTCCTTGGAATGAGTCCCCCCATGTCTGCAGCAGCAGTAG CGGTGGCCACCGGACCCGGCCTCGGCCCGATCCCCATGTCCCAGTTCGGGACGATATCCCGGCAGATCTCGCgacacaactccaccaactcctCCGTCTCCATGGTTTCGGCTACGGGCACGTACCGCCGGGCGCCGTCCGTCTCCTCGCAGTtctccctgcagcagcagcagcagccggcgccgccgccgccacacGTTAACGGCGGCACCGCCGCCTACCCCCACAACGCAA TGTCCATcgccccgcctcctccgccCATGCCCCAGCTCACCCCCCAGATCCCCCTCACAGGCTTTGTGGCGCGGATGCAGGAGAGCA TTGCAGACACGCCCACGCCCCCGCCACCCCCGCCCCCAGACGACATGCCGATGTTCGACGACTCCCCGCCTCCGCCCCCACCCCCGCCGGTGGACTACGAGGAGGAGGACGCGTCTGTGGTGCACTACAGCGACCCCTACGCCGACGGCGACCCCAACTGGGCCCCCAAGAATTACGTCGAGAAAG TGGTGGCCATCTACGACTACTCCAAGGACAAGGACGATGAGCTGAGCTTCATGGAAGGCGCCATCATCTACATCATCAAGAAGAACGACGACGGCTGGTTCGAGGGCGTCTGCAACGGGGTGACGGGCCTGTTCCCCGGCAACTACGTGGAGTCCATCATGCACTACGCCGACTGA
- the abi1a gene encoding abl interactor 1a isoform X8, with the protein MAELQMLLDEEIPAGKRALVESYQNLNRVADYCESNYVQAPDKRKALEETKSYTTQSLASVAYQINALANNVLQLLDIQASQLRRMESSINHISQTVDIHKEKVARREIGILTTNKNTSRTHKIIAPANVERPVRYIRKPVDYTVLDDVGHGVKWLKAKQHGNNQPIRGGTLSRTNPPTQKPPSPPMSGRGTLGRNTSYKTLEPVKPPTVPNDYMTSPARLGNQHSPARTASLNQRPRTHSGSSGGSGSRENSGSSSIGIPIAVPTPSIPNSAVADTPTPPPPPPPDDMPMFDDSPPPPPPPPVDYEEEDASVVHYSDPYADGDPNWAPKNYVEKVVAIYDYSKDKDDELSFMEGAIIYIIKKNDDGWFEGVCNGVTGLFPGNYVESIMHYAD; encoded by the exons ATGGCAGAGCTGCAAATGCTGCTCGACGAAGAGATCCCGGCCGGAAAGCGGGCTCTGGTGGAGAGCTACCAGAACCTGAACCGGGTCGCGGACTACTGCGAGAGCAACTATGTCCAG GCTCCGGATAAGAGGAAGGCGCTGGAGGAGACCAAGTCCTACACCACCCAGTCCCTGGCCAGCGTGGCCTACCAGATCAACGCCTTGGCCAACAATGTCCTGCAACTGCTGGACATCCAGGCGTCCCAGCTGCGCCGCATGGAGTCGTCCATCAACCACATATCACAG ACGGTGGACATCCACAAGGAGAAGGTCGCCAGGCGAGAGATCGGCATCCTGACCACGAACAAGAACACGTCGAGGACCCACAAGATCATCGCACCGGCCAACGTGGAGCGGCCCGTCCGCTACATCCGGAAGCCCGTCGACTATACAGTGCTGGACGACGTCGGCCACGGGGTCAAG TGGCTAAAAGCCAAG CAACATGGGAacaaccagccaatcagaggaggAACTCTGTCGAGGACCAATCCGCCCACGCAGAAGCCACCCAGCCCTCCCATGTCGGGGCGGGGCACTCTCGG GCGCAACACCTCATATAAAACCCTGGAGCCGGTGAAGCCGCCCACCGTGCCTAACGACTACATGACCAGCCCCGCCCGCCTGGGAAACCAACACAGCCCCGCCCGCACCGCATCGCTCAACCAGAGACCCCGGACACACAG cgGCAGTAGCGGCGGCAGTGGCAGCCGCGAGaacagcggcagcagcagtATAGGTATCCCCATCGCCGTGCCAACGCCCTCCATTCCCAACTCTGCAG TTGCAGACACGCCCACGCCCCCGCCACCCCCGCCCCCAGACGACATGCCGATGTTCGACGACTCCCCGCCTCCGCCCCCACCCCCGCCGGTGGACTACGAGGAGGAGGACGCGTCTGTGGTGCACTACAGCGACCCCTACGCCGACGGCGACCCCAACTGGGCCCCCAAGAATTACGTCGAGAAAG TGGTGGCCATCTACGACTACTCCAAGGACAAGGACGATGAGCTGAGCTTCATGGAAGGCGCCATCATCTACATCATCAAGAAGAACGACGACGGCTGGTTCGAGGGCGTCTGCAACGGGGTGACGGGCCTGTTCCCCGGCAACTACGTGGAGTCCATCATGCACTACGCCGACTGA
- the abi1a gene encoding abl interactor 1a isoform X1 has product MAELQMLLDEEIPAGKRALVESYQNLNRVADYCESNYVQAPDKRKALEETKSYTTQSLASVAYQINALANNVLQLLDIQASQLRRMESSINHISQTVDIHKEKVARREIGILTTNKNTSRTHKIIAPANVERPVRYIRKPVDYTVLDDVGHGVKWLKAKQHGNNQPIRGGTLSRTNPPTQKPPSPPMSGRGTLGRNTSYKTLEPVKPPTVPNDYMTSPARLGNQHSPARTASLNQRPRTHSGSSGGSGSRENSGSSSIGIPIAVPTPSIPNSAAPPIFAPPAPPPPSPLLGMSPPMSAAAVAVATGPGLGPIPMSQFGTISRQISRHNSTNSSVSMVSATGTYRRAPSVSSQFSLQQQQQPAPPPPHVNGGTAAYPHNAMSIAPPPPPMPQLTPQIPLTGFVARMQESIADTPTPPPPPPPDDMPMFDDSPPPPPPPPVDYEEEDASVVHYSDPYADGDPNWAPKNYVEKVVAIYDYSKDKDDELSFMEGAIIYIIKKNDDGWFEGVCNGVTGLFPGNYVESIMHYAD; this is encoded by the exons ATGGCAGAGCTGCAAATGCTGCTCGACGAAGAGATCCCGGCCGGAAAGCGGGCTCTGGTGGAGAGCTACCAGAACCTGAACCGGGTCGCGGACTACTGCGAGAGCAACTATGTCCAG GCTCCGGATAAGAGGAAGGCGCTGGAGGAGACCAAGTCCTACACCACCCAGTCCCTGGCCAGCGTGGCCTACCAGATCAACGCCTTGGCCAACAATGTCCTGCAACTGCTGGACATCCAGGCGTCCCAGCTGCGCCGCATGGAGTCGTCCATCAACCACATATCACAG ACGGTGGACATCCACAAGGAGAAGGTCGCCAGGCGAGAGATCGGCATCCTGACCACGAACAAGAACACGTCGAGGACCCACAAGATCATCGCACCGGCCAACGTGGAGCGGCCCGTCCGCTACATCCGGAAGCCCGTCGACTATACAGTGCTGGACGACGTCGGCCACGGGGTCAAG TGGCTAAAAGCCAAG CAACATGGGAacaaccagccaatcagaggaggAACTCTGTCGAGGACCAATCCGCCCACGCAGAAGCCACCCAGCCCTCCCATGTCGGGGCGGGGCACTCTCGG GCGCAACACCTCATATAAAACCCTGGAGCCGGTGAAGCCGCCCACCGTGCCTAACGACTACATGACCAGCCCCGCCCGCCTGGGAAACCAACACAGCCCCGCCCGCACCGCATCGCTCAACCAGAGACCCCGGACACACAG cgGCAGTAGCGGCGGCAGTGGCAGCCGCGAGaacagcggcagcagcagtATAGGTATCCCCATCGCCGTGCCAACGCCCTCCATTCCCAACTCTGCAG CCCCGCCCATATTTGCTCCACCTGCCCCGCCTCCACCTTCTCCCCTCCTTGGAATGAGTCCCCCCATGTCTGCAGCAGCAGTAG CGGTGGCCACCGGACCCGGCCTCGGCCCGATCCCCATGTCCCAGTTCGGGACGATATCCCGGCAGATCTCGCgacacaactccaccaactcctCCGTCTCCATGGTTTCGGCTACGGGCACGTACCGCCGGGCGCCGTCCGTCTCCTCGCAGTtctccctgcagcagcagcagcagccggcgccgccgccgccacacGTTAACGGCGGCACCGCCGCCTACCCCCACAACGCAA TGTCCATcgccccgcctcctccgccCATGCCCCAGCTCACCCCCCAGATCCCCCTCACAGGCTTTGTGGCGCGGATGCAGGAGAGCA TTGCAGACACGCCCACGCCCCCGCCACCCCCGCCCCCAGACGACATGCCGATGTTCGACGACTCCCCGCCTCCGCCCCCACCCCCGCCGGTGGACTACGAGGAGGAGGACGCGTCTGTGGTGCACTACAGCGACCCCTACGCCGACGGCGACCCCAACTGGGCCCCCAAGAATTACGTCGAGAAAG TGGTGGCCATCTACGACTACTCCAAGGACAAGGACGATGAGCTGAGCTTCATGGAAGGCGCCATCATCTACATCATCAAGAAGAACGACGACGGCTGGTTCGAGGGCGTCTGCAACGGGGTGACGGGCCTGTTCCCCGGCAACTACGTGGAGTCCATCATGCACTACGCCGACTGA
- the abi1a gene encoding abl interactor 1a isoform X6, producing MAELQMLLDEEIPAGKRALVESYQNLNRVADYCESNYVQAPDKRKALEETKSYTTQSLASVAYQINALANNVLQLLDIQASQLRRMESSINHISQTVDIHKEKVARREIGILTTNKNTSRTHKIIAPANVERPVRYIRKPVDYTVLDDVGHGVKQHGNNQPIRGGTLSRTNPPTQKPPSPPMSGRGTLGRNTSYKTLEPVKPPTVPNDYMTSPARLGNQHSPARTASLNQRPRTHSGSSGGSGSRENSGSSSIGIPIAVPTPSIPNSAAVATGPGLGPIPMSQFGTISRQISRHNSTNSSVSMVSATGTYRRAPSVSSQFSLQQQQQPAPPPPHVNGGTAAYPHNAMSIAPPPPPMPQLTPQIPLTGFVARMQESIADTPTPPPPPPPDDMPMFDDSPPPPPPPPVDYEEEDASVVHYSDPYADGDPNWAPKNYVEKVVAIYDYSKDKDDELSFMEGAIIYIIKKNDDGWFEGVCNGVTGLFPGNYVESIMHYAD from the exons ATGGCAGAGCTGCAAATGCTGCTCGACGAAGAGATCCCGGCCGGAAAGCGGGCTCTGGTGGAGAGCTACCAGAACCTGAACCGGGTCGCGGACTACTGCGAGAGCAACTATGTCCAG GCTCCGGATAAGAGGAAGGCGCTGGAGGAGACCAAGTCCTACACCACCCAGTCCCTGGCCAGCGTGGCCTACCAGATCAACGCCTTGGCCAACAATGTCCTGCAACTGCTGGACATCCAGGCGTCCCAGCTGCGCCGCATGGAGTCGTCCATCAACCACATATCACAG ACGGTGGACATCCACAAGGAGAAGGTCGCCAGGCGAGAGATCGGCATCCTGACCACGAACAAGAACACGTCGAGGACCCACAAGATCATCGCACCGGCCAACGTGGAGCGGCCCGTCCGCTACATCCGGAAGCCCGTCGACTATACAGTGCTGGACGACGTCGGCCACGGGGTCAAG CAACATGGGAacaaccagccaatcagaggaggAACTCTGTCGAGGACCAATCCGCCCACGCAGAAGCCACCCAGCCCTCCCATGTCGGGGCGGGGCACTCTCGG GCGCAACACCTCATATAAAACCCTGGAGCCGGTGAAGCCGCCCACCGTGCCTAACGACTACATGACCAGCCCCGCCCGCCTGGGAAACCAACACAGCCCCGCCCGCACCGCATCGCTCAACCAGAGACCCCGGACACACAG cgGCAGTAGCGGCGGCAGTGGCAGCCGCGAGaacagcggcagcagcagtATAGGTATCCCCATCGCCGTGCCAACGCCCTCCATTCCCAACTCTGCAG CGGTGGCCACCGGACCCGGCCTCGGCCCGATCCCCATGTCCCAGTTCGGGACGATATCCCGGCAGATCTCGCgacacaactccaccaactcctCCGTCTCCATGGTTTCGGCTACGGGCACGTACCGCCGGGCGCCGTCCGTCTCCTCGCAGTtctccctgcagcagcagcagcagccggcgccgccgccgccacacGTTAACGGCGGCACCGCCGCCTACCCCCACAACGCAA TGTCCATcgccccgcctcctccgccCATGCCCCAGCTCACCCCCCAGATCCCCCTCACAGGCTTTGTGGCGCGGATGCAGGAGAGCA TTGCAGACACGCCCACGCCCCCGCCACCCCCGCCCCCAGACGACATGCCGATGTTCGACGACTCCCCGCCTCCGCCCCCACCCCCGCCGGTGGACTACGAGGAGGAGGACGCGTCTGTGGTGCACTACAGCGACCCCTACGCCGACGGCGACCCCAACTGGGCCCCCAAGAATTACGTCGAGAAAG TGGTGGCCATCTACGACTACTCCAAGGACAAGGACGATGAGCTGAGCTTCATGGAAGGCGCCATCATCTACATCATCAAGAAGAACGACGACGGCTGGTTCGAGGGCGTCTGCAACGGGGTGACGGGCCTGTTCCCCGGCAACTACGTGGAGTCCATCATGCACTACGCCGACTGA